From one Drosophila subpulchrella strain 33 F10 #4 breed RU33 chromosome 3L, RU_Dsub_v1.1 Primary Assembly, whole genome shotgun sequence genomic stretch:
- the LOC119554738 gene encoding putative uncharacterized protein DDB_G0294196 isoform X3, producing the protein MVLRSGIIIPFQFRDTKKLLMIGVPEENRNLNIWDLKNVVRAAFGIYNFEFRNKKIGFNIPDELLLHYLAQRHDLTNFVIEISQVYDVALDNYVLNRQCRCADQKMLNDSPTPEEPTNLCQPSNVMEAAPTPIMTMPPCEEEDHDHEHEHEESMKYRIDKPSSGAASAELGMPAYEACSPKMDYDTQDELPDSPHSQQLPPPPLPLPAALPLPPPPTSHHQHLQQQQQQHEEEQQHILQERIIQQEYIIQQQQQHQHLQQQHHLALLQQQQEQQQQQIQQTTNIAMGTTTTNNIRLPNRFFARRTQGAHVQAAEGAVCALPAAAPVHQRPSSQRSGAGSLLAEAGQSAECRAPGRREARDRVEADL; encoded by the exons ATGGTGCTGCGATCGGGGATTATAATTCCGTTTCAGTTTCGCGACACGAAAAAGCTGCTGATGATCGGGGTGCCCGAGGAGAACCGCAACCTGAACATATGGGACCTGAAGAACGTGG TGCGCGCCGCCTTCGGGATCTACAATTTCGAGTTCCGCAACAAGAAGATCGGCTTCAATATCCCGGACGAGCTGCTCCTGCACTACCTGGCCCAGCGTCACGACCTCACCAACTTCGTTATAGAGATCAGTCAAG TGTACGATGTTGCCCTGGACAACTATGTATTGAATCGCCAGTGCCGCTGTGCGGACCAAAAAATGCTCAACGACTCGCCGACGCCCGAGGAGCCAACCAATCTGTGCCAGCCCAGTAATGTCATGGAGGCCGCACCCACTCCGATCATGACAATGCCGCCCTGTGAGGAGGAGGATCACGATCATGAGCACGAGCACGAGGAGAGCATGAAGTACCGGATCGACAAGCCCAGCAGTGGAGCTGCCTCGGCCGAGCTGGGCATGCCCGCCTACGAGGCCTGCTCGCCCAAGATGGACTACGACACGCAGGACGAGCTGCCGGATTCCCCGCACTCGCAGCAGCTTCCGCCACcgcctttgcctttgccagCGGCCTTGCCGCTCCCACCGCCACCCACCTCGCATCACCAgcatctgcaacagcaacagcagcaacatgag GAGGAACAGCAACATATTCTACAGGAGCGCATCATCCAACAAGAGTACATTatccagcagcaacagcaacatcaacacctacaacaacaacaccattTAGCTCTCCTACAGCAACAGCaggagcaacaacaacaacaaattcaACAAACAACAAATATCGCCATGGGCACGACTACAACAAACAACATTCGAC TTCCCAACCGATTTTTCGCCCGCAGAACGCAAGGAGCGCATGTCCAAGCGGCAGAAGGAGCTGTATGTGCACTTCCTGCAGCAGCACCAGTTCATCAACGACCATCGTCGCAACGATCCGGTGCTGGATCCCTACTGGCTGAAGCTGGCCAATCTGCTGAATGCCGTGCCCCAGGGCGCCGTGAAGCACGTGACCGAGTGGAAGCAGACCTTTGA
- the LOC119554738 gene encoding uncharacterized protein LOC119554738 isoform X2, with product MVLRSGIIIPFQFRDTKKLLMIGVPEENRNLNIWDLKNVVRAAFGIYNFEFRNKKIGFNIPDELLLHYLAQRHDLTNFVIEISQALDDGHAKELLSYEPSCSMAALKQQQQQHHHQAHHPQTHQHHVPLPQRSNESTSHHAHEYVPDSQPTSPALGMSSEAVDSPLEQQGNNSGSEHTDNSHKLRLGQAYSDRTPESLTQSIDPMDIIPKAESESEVERLQRASRFLARQEQHQAQQQQHQQQLLPGQQIFPSYSHPLPPMNAPNPSQQSPYTPGLMSRFRKRGERMSKDQKELYVKFFEDNPCMLSNHRRHDGLTEPLWAKLAHMLNSVPQGAVKNVEDWKQTFDAWRYRIFMYTRYNSKLSMSETSDPKNFKPLTATDQKAYAMWTSHKHIAPQDYEKMDMFVPLDEATTATNSYDY from the exons ATGGTGCTGCGATCGGGGATTATAATTCCGTTTCAGTTTCGCGACACGAAAAAGCTGCTGATGATCGGGGTGCCCGAGGAGAACCGCAACCTGAACATATGGGACCTGAAGAACGTGG TGCGCGCCGCCTTCGGGATCTACAATTTCGAGTTCCGCAACAAGAAGATCGGCTTCAATATCCCGGACGAGCTGCTCCTGCACTACCTGGCCCAGCGTCACGACCTCACCAACTTCGTTATAGAGATCAGTCAAG CCCTGGACGATGGCCACGCCAAGGAGCTGCTCTCCTACGAGCCCTCCTGCTCGATGGCGGCCctgaagcagcagcagcagcagcaccaccaccaggCCCACCACCCCCAAACGCACCAGCACCACGTGCCACTGCCGCAGCGATCCAACGAGAGCACCTCGCACCACGCCCACGAATATGTACCCGACTCTCAGCCCACCTCCCCGGCCCTGGGGATGAGCAGCGAGGCCGTGGACTCGCCCCTGGAGCAGCAGGGCAACAACTCGGGATCCGAGCACACGGACAATAGCCACAAACTGCGCTTGGGACAGGCCTACTCGGACCGGACGCCGGAATCGCTGACCCAGTCCATCGATCCCATGGACATCATACCCAAGGCGGAGTCGGAGTCGGAGGTGGAGCGACTGCAACGGGCCTCCAGATTCCTGGCGCGCCAGGAGCAACATCAagcccagcaacaacaacaccagcagcagttACTTCCGGGTCAGCAGATCTTCCCCAGCTACTCGCACCCTTTGCCACCGATGAACGCACCGAATCCCTCCCAACAATCGCCTTATACGCCGGGTCTGATGAGTCGCTTCCGAA aACGCGGCGAGCGAATGTCAAAGGACCAAAAGGAACTGTACGTCAAGTTTTTCGAGGACAATCCGTGCATGCTGTCGAACCATCGCCGGCACGATGGCCTCACCGAACCCCTGTGGGCCAAACTGGCCCACATGCTGAACAGTGTGCCCCAAGGTGCCGTGAAGAACGTGGAGGACTGGAAGCAGACCTTCGACGCCTGGCGCTATCGCATCTTCATGTATACACGCTACAATTCCAAGCTGAGCATGTCGGAGACAAGCGATCCGAAGAACTTTAAGCCCCTGACAGCTACCGACCAGAAGGCGTACGCCATGTGGACCAGCCACAAGCACATAGCGCCGCAGGACTACGAGAAAATGGACATGTTCGTGCCGCTGGACGAGGCCACCACGGCAACGAACAGCTACGACTACTAA
- the LOC119554738 gene encoding uncharacterized protein LOC119554738 isoform X1: MVLRSGIIIPFQFRDTKKLLMIGVPEENRNLNIWDLKNVVRAAFGIYNFEFRNKKIGFNIPDELLLHYLAQRHDLTNFVIEISQVYDVALDNYVLNRQCRCADQKMLNDSPTPEEPTNLCQPSNVMEAAPTPIMTMPPCEEEDHDHEHEHEESMKYRIDKPSSGAASAELGMPAYEACSPKMDYDTQDELPDSPHSQQLPPPPLPLPAALPLPPPPTSHHQHLQQQQQQHEEEQQHILQERIIQQEYIIQQQQQHQHLQQQHHLALLQQQQEQQQQQIQQTTNIAMGTTTTNNIRQRKERMSKRQKELYVHFLQQHQFINDHRRNDPVLDPYWLKLANLLNAVPQGAVKHVTEWKQTFDNWRYRIFLYARYNSKLQDEEAQNPRNFKPLTRTDKQAYIMWIRNPDTAPPDLDKMRNVFCNLEETAVQQE; this comes from the exons ATGGTGCTGCGATCGGGGATTATAATTCCGTTTCAGTTTCGCGACACGAAAAAGCTGCTGATGATCGGGGTGCCCGAGGAGAACCGCAACCTGAACATATGGGACCTGAAGAACGTGG TGCGCGCCGCCTTCGGGATCTACAATTTCGAGTTCCGCAACAAGAAGATCGGCTTCAATATCCCGGACGAGCTGCTCCTGCACTACCTGGCCCAGCGTCACGACCTCACCAACTTCGTTATAGAGATCAGTCAAG TGTACGATGTTGCCCTGGACAACTATGTATTGAATCGCCAGTGCCGCTGTGCGGACCAAAAAATGCTCAACGACTCGCCGACGCCCGAGGAGCCAACCAATCTGTGCCAGCCCAGTAATGTCATGGAGGCCGCACCCACTCCGATCATGACAATGCCGCCCTGTGAGGAGGAGGATCACGATCATGAGCACGAGCACGAGGAGAGCATGAAGTACCGGATCGACAAGCCCAGCAGTGGAGCTGCCTCGGCCGAGCTGGGCATGCCCGCCTACGAGGCCTGCTCGCCCAAGATGGACTACGACACGCAGGACGAGCTGCCGGATTCCCCGCACTCGCAGCAGCTTCCGCCACcgcctttgcctttgccagCGGCCTTGCCGCTCCCACCGCCACCCACCTCGCATCACCAgcatctgcaacagcaacagcagcaacatgag GAGGAACAGCAACATATTCTACAGGAGCGCATCATCCAACAAGAGTACATTatccagcagcaacagcaacatcaacacctacaacaacaacaccattTAGCTCTCCTACAGCAACAGCaggagcaacaacaacaacaaattcaACAAACAACAAATATCGCCATGGGCACGACTACAACAAACAACATTCGAC AACGCAAGGAGCGCATGTCCAAGCGGCAGAAGGAGCTGTATGTGCACTTCCTGCAGCAGCACCAGTTCATCAACGACCATCGTCGCAACGATCCGGTGCTGGATCCCTACTGGCTGAAGCTGGCCAATCTGCTGAATGCCGTGCCCCAGGGCGCCGTGAAGCACGTGACCGAGTGGAAGCAGACCTTTGACAACTGGCGATACCGCATCTTCCTCTACGCGCGCTACAACTCCAAGCTGCAGGACGAGGAGGCCCAGAATCCTCGCAACTTCAAGCCCTTGACGCGTACCGACAAGCAGGCCTACATCATGTGGATCCGGAATCCGGATACGGCGCCACCTGATCTGGACAAGATGCGCAACGTCTTCTGCAATCTGGAGGAGACGGCGGTGCAGCAGGAGTAG